One Bacteroidota bacterium genomic region harbors:
- a CDS encoding circularly permuted type 2 ATP-grasp protein, producing the protein MVSEIRGSFNGSFNKEKYEAFLRDLNSVHPGAIEFRVAETPVFVSKDFTTKMLDACESIVDVITDPGFNEMVKNAVPKNIHVPGESRHSHFIAFDFGICINEAGEYEPQLIEMQGFPTLFAYEVLLDEVFRKHFPVPDNFSCYLGDHEKESYLQLLKDIIVADEKPENVILLEIFPHQQKTRIDFYCTQDYLGIKPVCLTELIKEGKKLFYMNEGKKTQVRRIYNRVIFDDLQQQTPEVQEKGKILFEELDVQWIPHPNWFYKISKYTIPFIHHPYVPKTFFLDEIKQIPTDLENYVLKPLFSFAGQGVVIDVTQTDIDNVKDPENWILQRKVKYADIIETPDIPAKAEIRLFYFWKDGAARPVAANNLARLSKGKMIGVRYNKDKEWVGGSFCYFEK; encoded by the coding sequence ATGGTATCCGAAATACGGGGCAGCTTCAATGGCAGTTTCAACAAAGAAAAGTATGAGGCATTCCTCCGTGACCTGAACAGTGTACATCCGGGTGCTATTGAATTCCGTGTAGCTGAAACGCCGGTTTTTGTTTCCAAAGATTTTACCACCAAAATGCTTGATGCCTGTGAAAGTATTGTAGACGTTATCACCGATCCTGGTTTTAATGAAATGGTTAAAAATGCGGTCCCCAAAAATATTCATGTGCCCGGCGAAAGCAGGCATTCGCATTTTATTGCTTTCGATTTTGGCATTTGTATAAATGAGGCCGGTGAATATGAACCGCAACTGATCGAAATGCAGGGCTTCCCTACCCTGTTTGCATACGAAGTATTGCTGGATGAAGTTTTCAGAAAACATTTTCCGGTGCCGGATAATTTTAGTTGCTATCTCGGGGATCATGAAAAAGAAAGTTACCTGCAATTATTAAAAGATATTATCGTAGCTGATGAGAAGCCTGAAAATGTGATATTGCTTGAAATTTTTCCACACCAGCAAAAAACAAGAATTGATTTTTATTGTACGCAGGATTATCTCGGTATAAAACCTGTTTGCCTCACAGAGTTAATTAAAGAGGGGAAGAAATTGTTCTACATGAATGAGGGGAAGAAAACCCAGGTCAGGCGAATTTATAATCGTGTAATATTTGATGACCTGCAACAACAAACACCTGAAGTGCAGGAGAAAGGAAAAATTTTATTTGAAGAATTGGATGTGCAATGGATACCGCACCCCAACTGGTTTTATAAGATCAGCAAATACACAATACCTTTTATACATCATCCTTATGTGCCAAAAACATTTTTCCTGGATGAAATAAAACAAATACCTACTGATCTCGAAAATTATGTTTTAAAACCGTTGTTCTCGTTTGCAGGCCAAGGTGTGGTAATAGATGTAACACAAACCGATATTGATAATGTAAAAGACCCGGAGAATTGGATACTGCAACGAAAAGTAAAGTATGCTGATATAATTGAAACACCAGATATCCCGGCCAAAGCGGAGATCCGATTATTTTATTTCTGGAAAGATGGTGCTGCAAGACCTGTTGCTGCCAACAATCTTGCAAGATTGAGCAAAGGAAAAATGATCGGTGTTCGTTATAACAAGGACAAGGAATGGGTTGGCGGAAGTTTTTGTTATTTTGAAAAATGA
- a CDS encoding GMP reductase, with protein MHIDSDIKLGFKDVMLRPKRSTLSSRSEVSLNRKFKFLHGGKDWEGIPIMAANMDTVGTMEMAKALATHKMFTTIHKHYTAAQWKAFMKNDGKKIAEHIAISTGTSDADARKLGTILKENTALRFICIDVANGYSEKFVSFVAATRKKYPGKVIIAGNVVTGEMVEELLLAGADIIKVGIGPGSVCTTRVKTGVGYPQLSAIIECSDAAHGLGGQIISDGGCKVPGDVVKAFGGGADFVMLGGMLAGHEESGGELLEKEDGTKVKLFYGMSSETAMNKYSGGVADYRASEGKTTEIPYRGNVSDTVQDILGGLRSACTYVGAKVLKELTKRTTFIRVEEQHNEWFSE; from the coding sequence ATGCATATAGATTCAGATATTAAGCTGGGTTTTAAAGATGTGATGTTAAGACCTAAACGCTCCACACTTAGTTCCCGTTCCGAAGTTTCGCTGAACCGTAAGTTTAAATTCCTGCATGGCGGTAAAGATTGGGAAGGGATCCCAATCATGGCAGCCAATATGGATACGGTAGGAACCATGGAAATGGCTAAAGCACTTGCAACTCATAAAATGTTTACAACAATACATAAGCATTATACTGCTGCACAATGGAAAGCATTTATGAAAAATGATGGAAAGAAGATCGCTGAGCATATTGCCATAAGCACCGGCACCAGTGATGCAGATGCAAGGAAGTTGGGTACAATTTTAAAAGAGAATACAGCGTTACGATTTATTTGTATCGATGTAGCTAATGGTTATTCAGAGAAATTTGTATCGTTTGTTGCTGCGACAAGAAAAAAATATCCCGGCAAAGTAATTATTGCGGGCAATGTGGTTACGGGTGAAATGGTAGAAGAATTATTGCTGGCAGGTGCGGATATAATTAAAGTAGGAATTGGTCCGGGTTCAGTATGTACAACAAGGGTAAAAACTGGAGTAGGCTATCCGCAGTTATCTGCTATCATTGAATGTTCCGACGCCGCACACGGATTAGGCGGACAAATAATTTCTGATGGTGGTTGTAAAGTCCCCGGTGATGTAGTAAAAGCATTTGGCGGTGGCGCTGATTTTGTAATGCTTGGCGGTATGCTTGCAGGTCATGAAGAAAGTGGTGGAGAGCTTTTGGAAAAAGAAGATGGTACTAAGGTTAAACTTTTCTATGGCATGAGTTCTGAAACAGCCATGAATAAATATTCCGGTGGTGTAGCTGATTACCGTGCATCAGAAGGCAAGACAACAGAAATACCTTATCGTGGAAATGTATCTGATACCGTTCAGGATATTCTCGGTGGGCTTCGTTCTGCCTGCACGTATGTAGGTGCAAAGGTTTTAAAGGAACTTACAAAACGTACTACATTTATCCGTGTAGAGGAACAGCATAACGAATGGTTCTCGGAGTAA
- a CDS encoding transporter, translated as MRKPLLILTLISINLYALSQEEGRMETDRPDQTESPIITKKKYIQTEIGFNYEKDGDLHAFVHPTILWKYGACSRFEFRLITEFVSVETPLIIPNGNEIKTGILPIKIGGKIALWEEKGLVPKTSVIFHIAPSNIGSKKFYTSKWAPNFILTMQHTLSENIGLGYNLGFELDGESGSPFWVYTIAPGFNIGKSWYGYIELFGAVKNNELPRHNLDGGLAYYFSDNKKLDFSSGIGLTDNVTDWYGSIGYSFRFNTKKKK; from the coding sequence ATGAGAAAACCACTGCTCATTCTTACATTGATAAGTATAAACCTTTATGCTCTATCGCAGGAAGAAGGCCGCATGGAAACTGATCGTCCTGATCAAACCGAATCCCCGATTATTACAAAAAAGAAATATATACAGACAGAAATTGGATTCAACTATGAAAAAGATGGAGATCTTCACGCATTTGTACATCCTACTATTCTGTGGAAATATGGAGCTTGCAGTCGGTTTGAATTTAGGTTAATAACAGAGTTTGTTTCTGTGGAGACTCCCCTGATCATCCCCAATGGAAATGAAATAAAAACAGGAATTCTTCCTATTAAGATCGGTGGTAAAATAGCACTTTGGGAGGAAAAAGGTTTAGTACCTAAGACATCAGTGATCTTTCATATAGCACCTTCAAATATCGGCAGCAAAAAATTTTACACAAGCAAATGGGCTCCCAATTTTATTTTAACCATGCAGCACACTTTATCAGAAAATATCGGGTTAGGTTATAACCTGGGATTTGAACTGGATGGCGAAAGCGGCAGTCCATTTTGGGTCTATACAATAGCTCCGGGTTTTAATATCGGTAAAAGCTGGTATGGCTATATTGAATTGTTTGGGGCGGTGAAAAACAATGAACTGCCTCGTCACAACCTGGACGGCGGCCTTGCTTATTATTTTTCTGATAACAAAAAGCTTGATTTTTCATCCGGCATTGGACTCACTGATAATGTGACTGATTGGTATGGTTCAATAGGATACTCTTTTCGATTCAATACAAAAAAGAAGAAATAA
- a CDS encoding redoxin domain-containing protein has protein sequence MKFLTIAVALLITFNVNGQTDSIQPPYKRFPTPPPFKLLLTDSATYFTKADLEKKKPLLIMLFSPDCDHCKHETEELIKNIDKFKKVQIVMATFQPFDEMKKFYADFQLNRFENIVVGKDINFILPPFYNIRNLPFLAFYDKKGQLISVFEGGLPMDKVAEKFGIDK, from the coding sequence ATGAAATTCCTTACCATTGCTGTTGCCCTTCTGATAACATTTAATGTAAATGGTCAAACAGATTCCATACAGCCGCCTTATAAAAGATTTCCGACCCCACCTCCTTTTAAATTATTACTTACTGACAGTGCCACTTATTTTACAAAAGCAGATCTCGAAAAGAAAAAACCTTTATTGATAATGTTGTTCAGTCCGGACTGTGACCATTGCAAACATGAAACTGAGGAGTTGATAAAGAATATTGATAAGTTTAAAAAAGTTCAGATCGTAATGGCAACTTTTCAACCGTTTGATGAGATGAAAAAATTTTATGCTGATTTTCAGCTAAATCGCTTTGAGAATATTGTAGTCGGCAAAGACATCAACTTTATCCTCCCTCCTTTTTATAATATTCGCAATCTTCCATTCCTGGCTTTTTATGATAAGAAAGGACAACTGATCTCTGTATTTGAAGGCGGATTGCCGATGGATAAAGTGGCGGAGAAGTTTGGGATTGATAAATAA
- the mdh gene encoding malate dehydrogenase → MKVTVVGAGAVGATTADNIARKQLCSELVLVDIKEGVAEGKAMDLMQTAQIEGFDTKIIGSTNDYAKTAGSDVAVITSGIPRKPGMTREELIGINAGIVKTVAENILKNSPNAIIIVISNPMDTMTYLALKATGLPKNRIIGMGGALDSARFRYFLSTAMKCSPNDLNANVIGGHGDTTMIPLTRLATYMGIPVSNFLDADALKKVAADTMVGGATLTGLLGTSAWYAPGATGGFLVESILRDEKRIVPCCVALDGEYGQKDICLGVPVVIGRNGWEKIVDYKLNEEEQAAFNKSAEAVRNMNSVLNTLSL, encoded by the coding sequence ATGAAAGTAACCGTAGTAGGTGCAGGCGCAGTAGGCGCAACAACTGCCGATAATATTGCCCGTAAACAATTATGCAGTGAGCTGGTGCTGGTAGATATTAAAGAAGGTGTGGCTGAAGGTAAGGCCATGGACCTGATGCAAACAGCACAGATCGAAGGTTTCGATACAAAGATCATTGGCAGTACTAATGATTATGCAAAAACTGCCGGCAGCGATGTGGCCGTTATTACTTCCGGTATTCCACGTAAACCGGGTATGACACGAGAAGAATTGATCGGCATTAATGCAGGTATTGTAAAAACGGTTGCAGAAAATATTCTGAAGAATTCACCGAATGCAATCATCATCGTCATCAGCAACCCGATGGATACGATGACCTATCTCGCATTAAAAGCTACAGGACTTCCTAAAAACCGTATTATTGGAATGGGTGGCGCATTGGACAGTGCAAGATTCCGTTATTTCTTAAGCACCGCCATGAAATGTTCACCAAACGATCTGAATGCAAATGTAATTGGCGGTCATGGCGACACTACAATGATCCCTTTAACAAGGTTGGCTACTTATATGGGAATACCGGTGAGTAATTTCCTTGATGCAGATGCTTTGAAAAAAGTAGCTGCTGATACAATGGTGGGTGGTGCTACGCTGACAGGATTATTGGGCACATCAGCCTGGTATGCACCGGGTGCAACTGGCGGTTTTTTAGTAGAAAGTATTTTACGTGACGAAAAAAGAATTGTTCCCTGCTGTGTAGCGTTGGATGGAGAATACGGACAAAAAGATATTTGTCTTGGCGTACCTGTTGTAATTGGTAGAAATGGCTGGGAAAAAATTGTTGACTATAAACTGAATGAAGAAGAACAGGCCGCATTTAATAAAAGCGCAGAAGCAGTAAGAAATATGAATAGTGTTTTGAATACGCTAAGCTTGTAA
- the proC gene encoding pyrroline-5-carboxylate reductase, with amino-acid sequence MSKKIAIIGGGNLGASIADGLIMSEFSRPVELSITRRNISVLSRFAERGCMVHSNNKKAVKDSEIIILAVKPYNYADIIKEIKPVLDPKKHVIVSVITGVWIDEMQKAIGKPVPIIRAMPNTAIAIQQSMTCIAHNGASPSQISYVQQLFDVLGRTVIIDEKLMDAATVLGACGTAYAMRYIRANIQGGIEIGFDAATATLIAAQTVKGAADLLLQKNTHPEQEIDKVTTPKGCTIAGLNEMEHQGFSSSLIRGVVASFKKIQQP; translated from the coding sequence ATGTCAAAGAAAATTGCAATCATTGGTGGCGGAAATCTTGGAGCATCGATAGCAGATGGTTTGATCATGAGTGAATTCAGCCGCCCTGTTGAACTAAGCATTACCCGCAGGAATATTTCTGTATTAAGCCGCTTTGCCGAAAGAGGTTGTATGGTTCATAGTAATAACAAGAAAGCTGTAAAAGATAGTGAGATCATCATTCTTGCAGTTAAGCCTTATAATTATGCAGATATTATTAAAGAAATAAAACCTGTTTTAGATCCAAAGAAGCATGTTATTGTATCTGTCATCACCGGTGTGTGGATTGATGAAATGCAAAAAGCAATTGGCAAACCTGTTCCTATTATCCGTGCTATGCCGAATACTGCCATCGCTATTCAGCAAAGCATGACCTGCATAGCACATAATGGCGCAAGTCCATCACAGATCAGTTATGTGCAGCAATTGTTTGATGTATTGGGAAGAACGGTGATAATCGATGAAAAATTGATGGATGCCGCCACTGTGTTAGGAGCTTGCGGCACTGCATATGCAATGCGTTATATCCGGGCAAACATCCAAGGCGGTATTGAAATTGGTTTTGATGCAGCAACGGCAACATTGATCGCTGCACAAACAGTAAAAGGCGCTGCGGATCTATTGCTACAAAAGAATACACATCCTGAACAGGAGATCGATAAAGTAACGACCCCAAAAGGTTGCACCATCGCAGGATTAAATGAAATGGAACACCAGGGATTCAGTTCATCATTGATCCGTGGTGTAGTGGCGAGTTTTAAAAAAATTCAACAGCCCTGA
- a CDS encoding cupin domain-containing protein — protein sequence MEQIKNIKPKEVVPGITGHYVHGDALTLGYVEVKKGSILPEHHHVHEQITFVLEGQLDMIIGGVPCPLKAGMYHVIASNVPHSATTPVDCKVIDVFSPVREDYKQ from the coding sequence ATGGAACAGATCAAAAATATCAAACCTAAAGAAGTTGTCCCCGGTATCACGGGCCACTATGTACATGGCGATGCTTTAACCCTCGGATATGTTGAAGTAAAGAAAGGAAGCATTTTACCCGAGCATCATCATGTGCATGAACAAATCACTTTTGTACTGGAAGGGCAACTGGATATGATAATAGGTGGTGTACCCTGTCCTTTAAAAGCCGGTATGTATCATGTTATTGCTTCCAATGTTCCCCACTCCGCTACTACACCGGTGGATTGCAAAGTGATTGATGTGTTCAGCCCGGTAAGAGAAGATTATAAACAATAA
- a CDS encoding tetratricopeptide repeat protein, with protein sequence MLASIVMRHNISNILFTIFLYSCTSFGDYLQKADTAIEKEDYREAINFLNKALSKKKYLAEAYSEKAHCYTKLNKDDSAIIVYEQLLVFDPNNTLAFYNLGLCKYRQEKFDEAIDYFNDAMKTKGYNPNDTSKSQLIMEYTQGGKELLGMDGKFDISFSEIFYMAGLVYYKTGKIKKAYRYFMDCISKGFNVPESHYMIGLCWLSAGDNQKACESFKTSQISGYALAIEQFEKNCK encoded by the coding sequence ATGTTGGCTTCAATAGTTATGAGACATAATATTTCTAATATACTTTTTACTATATTCCTATACTCTTGTACCTCCTTCGGTGACTATTTACAAAAAGCGGACACCGCGATTGAAAAAGAAGATTATAGAGAAGCTATAAATTTCTTAAATAAAGCTCTTTCTAAAAAGAAATATCTCGCAGAAGCTTACTCGGAAAAGGCTCACTGTTACACAAAACTCAATAAAGACGACTCTGCTATAATAGTCTACGAACAACTTCTTGTCTTTGATCCAAATAATACATTGGCTTTTTATAATCTCGGTTTGTGCAAATACCGACAAGAAAAGTTTGATGAAGCAATTGATTATTTTAACGACGCAATGAAAACAAAAGGCTATAACCCCAACGATACATCGAAATCACAATTAATCATGGAATATACTCAGGGAGGAAAGGAGTTACTTGGTATGGATGGTAAATTTGATATCTCATTTTCAGAAATCTTTTATATGGCAGGATTAGTGTATTATAAAACAGGAAAGATAAAAAAGGCGTATAGATATTTCATGGACTGTATTTCCAAAGGATTCAACGTGCCTGAAAGTCACTATATGATTGGGTTATGCTGGCTTTCCGCTGGCGATAATCAAAAGGCCTGCGAGTCATTCAAGACTTCCCAAATTTCCGGTTATGCGCTAGCAATTGAACAGTTTGAAAAAAACTGCAAATAA
- a CDS encoding TonB-dependent receptor: MKPNKYFFTVALLVFTFFVSAQPAKDSTIIFKVSGACEMCKQRIEQTLKLKGISSAVWDVDTKNLALSYNPKKISLSKVHKLIAGTGHDTELEKATTATYNELPDCCHYREIEKRNADMKRQVEKSIAGDLAVLENGTVQLPADAHIVKGVVLEENKKGMFSPLAGASVIWLGTNKGTVTDTSGVFSIPHHPGAERLIVSYAGYKPDTMTVADMKELKIILATDKKLGEVTIIARQRSTFVSALSPLRKQVMSEKELFKAACCNLSESFETNPSVDVSYNDAVTGSKQIQLLGLSGNYTQLTVENLPGPRGIATPLGLNSIAGPWVESIQLNKGVGSVANGFESIAGQINIELKKPEKAERLYANAYINDMGKTDLNLVLTQKLGKKWSTALLLHDDYLNNKSIDFNNDGFRDLPMGNQFSAINRWKYEDGKGFLTQFGFKILNDNRTGGETKFDAANDKFTTNYYGLGINTKRYEGFAKIGYVFPAKKYKSIGLQLSTFNHQQDSYFGLTEYNAEQRNFYANLIYQSIIGNTNHKFRTGLSFVSDKYDEDFKSINFKRTETVPGAFFEYTFTPVDKFNIVAGLRADNNSLFDWFITPRVHVRYEPLKGTTIRLSAGRGQRTANIFAENMSVFVSSRQVNILSSSAGKAYGLDPEVAWNKGISVDQKFKLFKRDGSFSVDYFRNDFDEQVVVDLEDVRQVKFYNLAGKSFSNSFQAEMNFEPVRKLEVRVAYRFFDVKTTYSNELLQKPFTAKNRAFANLAYEVSGWKLDYTFNYNGTKRIPNTSANPAQYQLNTSSPSYVLMNAQVSKTLGKKHPFELYFGGENLSNYFQKDPIIAADQPFSQYFDASLVWGPVSGRLFYTGIRYKLK, encoded by the coding sequence ATGAAACCAAATAAATATTTTTTTACAGTTGCGTTATTGGTTTTTACATTTTTTGTGAGTGCACAACCTGCTAAAGATTCTACGATCATTTTCAAAGTAAGCGGCGCCTGCGAAATGTGTAAACAACGGATTGAGCAAACACTTAAACTGAAAGGAATCAGTTCAGCTGTCTGGGATGTAGATACAAAAAATCTTGCATTGAGTTATAATCCTAAAAAGATCAGCTTATCGAAAGTACATAAATTAATAGCCGGGACCGGACACGACACGGAACTTGAAAAAGCAACTACTGCAACGTATAATGAACTGCCGGATTGCTGTCATTACCGGGAAATCGAAAAACGAAATGCGGACATGAAAAGACAGGTTGAAAAATCAATTGCAGGTGATCTTGCAGTATTAGAAAATGGAACAGTCCAATTACCTGCCGATGCTCATATTGTAAAAGGAGTAGTGCTTGAAGAAAATAAAAAAGGAATGTTTTCACCGCTAGCCGGTGCTTCTGTTATATGGCTGGGTACAAATAAAGGAACGGTTACGGATACATCAGGTGTTTTCAGTATTCCTCATCACCCAGGTGCAGAAAGATTAATTGTCAGCTATGCAGGTTATAAACCCGATACAATGACAGTTGCCGATATGAAGGAACTGAAAATTATTCTTGCAACAGATAAGAAGTTGGGAGAGGTTACAATCATAGCAAGGCAACGTTCAACCTTTGTCTCTGCATTAAGCCCCCTACGTAAACAGGTAATGTCAGAAAAAGAATTATTTAAAGCGGCTTGCTGTAACCTGAGTGAAAGTTTTGAAACCAACCCTTCAGTTGATGTTTCATATAACGATGCTGTAACAGGTAGTAAACAAATTCAGTTGTTGGGTTTGAGTGGTAATTACACACAACTAACCGTTGAGAATCTTCCCGGCCCAAGAGGAATTGCTACACCATTGGGTTTAAATTCCATTGCTGGTCCATGGGTTGAATCGATACAACTGAATAAAGGAGTAGGCTCGGTGGCAAATGGTTTTGAAAGTATTGCCGGGCAGATCAATATTGAATTAAAGAAACCAGAGAAAGCGGAACGGCTTTATGCAAATGCGTATATAAATGATATGGGTAAAACAGATTTGAATCTTGTCCTTACACAGAAGCTTGGCAAAAAATGGAGTACGGCATTATTACTGCATGATGATTACTTAAATAACAAATCGATCGACTTTAACAATGATGGATTTCGTGATCTTCCAATGGGTAATCAGTTTAGTGCGATTAATCGATGGAAGTATGAAGATGGGAAAGGTTTTTTAACACAGTTTGGTTTCAAGATATTGAATGATAACAGAACAGGAGGTGAGACAAAGTTTGATGCGGCTAACGATAAGTTTACTACCAATTATTACGGGCTTGGTATCAACACTAAACGATATGAAGGTTTTGCCAAGATCGGTTATGTATTCCCTGCCAAAAAATATAAAAGTATCGGCCTGCAATTATCAACCTTCAATCATCAGCAGGATTCTTATTTCGGGCTTACTGAATATAATGCAGAACAGCGTAATTTTTATGCTAACCTGATTTATCAATCTATCATTGGCAACACCAATCATAAATTCAGAACTGGTTTAAGTTTCGTTTCAGATAAATATGATGAAGATTTTAAATCCATCAATTTTAAAAGAACCGAAACAGTTCCCGGTGCATTTTTCGAATATACGTTTACACCGGTTGATAAGTTCAATATTGTTGCCGGTCTTCGTGCCGACAATAATAGTTTATTTGACTGGTTTATTACTCCCCGGGTACATGTACGCTATGAACCCCTAAAAGGAACTACGATTCGCCTAAGTGCAGGACGTGGACAACGTACTGCAAATATTTTTGCGGAGAATATGAGTGTGTTTGTGAGCTCAAGACAAGTAAATATTTTATCATCTTCAGCAGGTAAAGCCTATGGACTCGATCCTGAAGTTGCGTGGAATAAAGGGATCAGTGTTGATCAGAAGTTTAAACTCTTCAAACGTGATGGATCATTCAGTGTTGATTATTTCAGAAATGATTTTGATGAACAAGTAGTGGTGGACCTTGAAGATGTAAGACAAGTTAAATTTTATAATCTGGCGGGAAAATCTTTTTCAAATAGTTTCCAGGCAGAAATGAACTTTGAACCTGTTCGTAAATTGGAGGTAAGGGTAGCTTACCGCTTTTTTGATGTAAAAACAACTTATAGTAATGAGCTTTTACAAAAACCATTTACTGCAAAAAACAGGGCATTTGCAAATCTTGCCTACGAAGTAAGCGGCTGGAAGCTTGATTATACGTTTAATTATAATGGTACTAAGAGGATACCAAATACATCGGCTAACCCAGCTCAATATCAACTCAACACAAGTTCACCATCTTATGTCCTGATGAATGCGCAGGTTAGCAAGACGCTTGGTAAAAAACATCCGTTTGAGCTATATTTTGGCGGAGAGAATTTGTCTAATTATTTTCAAAAGGATCCAATCATTGCAGCTGATCAACCTTTTAGCCAATACTTTGATGCGTCATTGGTTTGGGGGCCTGTAAGTGGTAGATTATTTTATACTGGGATCAGGTATAAATTGAAGTAA
- the rfaD gene encoding ADP-glyceromanno-heptose 6-epimerase, whose product MNKDSQIIVTGAAGFIGSYMVGYLNEQGYENLIIVDDFSEAEKKVNYHSKKFTVKIERVELFDWLNKNNPSIDFIFHLGARTDTTEFDYSIHEELNVEYSKQIWNYCTEKNIPLVYASSAATYGGGEHGYKDDHDILDKLEPLNPYGVSKNEFDKWALKQGEKSKVKSEKHEPPHWYGLKFFNVYGPNEYHKARMASVIFHAYNQITKSGKVKLFKSHKEGFKDGEQLRDFIYVKDVVAVCFWLMSARDGTDGQNQPANGLYNLGTGKARTFNDLIRSIYSALEKEPLIEYIDTPADIRDKYQYFTEADMNKLKNAGYNASFYSLEDGVKEYVNNFLLTGKIY is encoded by the coding sequence ATGAATAAGGATTCACAGATAATAGTTACTGGCGCTGCAGGTTTTATAGGCAGCTATATGGTTGGATATCTTAATGAGCAAGGATATGAAAATCTTATCATCGTCGATGATTTCAGCGAAGCAGAAAAAAAAGTTAACTATCATTCAAAAAAGTTTACTGTAAAAATTGAAAGAGTTGAGTTGTTTGACTGGTTGAATAAAAACAATCCATCAATTGATTTTATTTTTCATTTAGGTGCCAGAACCGATACCACAGAGTTTGATTATTCAATTCATGAAGAACTGAATGTTGAATATTCAAAACAAATCTGGAATTACTGCACAGAGAAAAACATTCCTCTTGTTTATGCATCTTCAGCTGCTACTTATGGTGGTGGTGAACATGGATACAAAGATGACCATGACATACTGGATAAACTTGAGCCCTTAAATCCTTATGGCGTTTCAAAAAATGAGTTCGACAAGTGGGCATTGAAGCAAGGTGAAAAGTCAAAAGTGAAAAGTGAAAAACATGAGCCTCCACATTGGTATGGGTTAAAATTTTTCAATGTTTATGGGCCCAATGAATATCACAAAGCAAGGATGGCCAGTGTTATTTTTCATGCCTATAACCAGATAACGAAGTCAGGAAAAGTAAAACTTTTCAAATCACATAAAGAAGGTTTTAAAGATGGTGAACAACTTCGTGATTTTATTTATGTAAAAGATGTGGTAGCTGTCTGTTTCTGGCTGATGTCCGCCCGTGACGGTACGGACGGGCAAAATCAACCGGCAAATGGGTTATATAATTTAGGCACAGGAAAGGCAAGAACGTTTAATGACCTGATCAGATCCATTTATTCAGCATTAGAAAAAGAACCGTTGATCGAGTATATCGATACACCGGCTGATATCCGTGATAAATACCAGTACTTTACTGAAGCTGATATGAACAAGTTGAAGAACGCAGGATACAATGCTTCGTTTTATTCGCTTGAAGATGGAGTAAAGGAATACGTAAATAACTTCCTGCTCACTGGAAAAATTTACTGA